A single genomic interval of Chloracidobacterium validum harbors:
- a CDS encoding S8 family serine peptidase, whose translation MNDSTSSLPVERPPRRSTWRRLLPLAVAATVFVACVALTFRAPMTRAAGRAAWTAGKLKVNDLNQLSVAGNRVKLMVDAGAPATESLRGAKVISEYEGFRVLEVSEQEAARLANEPGVTQRNDFNSIYLNAVEINTTSAAAQALRSEQALVEGVGMRLVQFAGPVQPSWMRMLEATGVQVVTYVPSNAYLVYGNAKTLGALSALAQRTEAVQWDGPYYGLFKIHPTARPGSRGYIDTGGEYQLQLFNDQQGNRGTFDLLRSLGARQIGETEAWGGYVNLTVRMSPDSLMDVANRPDVVSIHPNVPVKKLDERQNMIVAGNLTGNVPNPGNYLTLLSSWGFTQAQFNSSGFIVDVTDDGADRNPTGTDPGTVPVNGSAGPVPARHFSLRESGNFTGTSRFIYKGLWGTLGSDQGLGFDGHGQLNMSIVGGFVPDGFDAGGTRIHRDPDGFRYGLGVAPFVRMANSVIFDPNFTNPNFNDMLASNYADGARITSNSWGAAVAGAYNINSQTYDARTRDARPLDAGNQQLAMVFAAGNSGPGAQTVGAPGTAKNVITVGAAENVHSHASANGGNNAAGNDGCNIGDTGADSANDMISFSSRGPCSDGRRKPDIVAPGTHVTGMAYVTATSDPTSPPNNPGTADPGFRATGVCALPAPDNHFPTGQRWYTTSSGTSHSCPAVAGGAALVYQQFINNPAYIGAHRTPAGSAPPSPAALKAYLMNTTRYMTGTGANDTLWSNSQGMGEMNLGTAFNGVQRIIRDQVPADRFTATGQERVFVGTVVSASQPFRVTLAWTEPPGPTMGNAYINDLDLEVTVGGNTYRGNVFSGANSVTGGAADFRNNVESVFLPAGVTGPFVIRVRATNIAGQADPEVTGNNQDFALVVHNGQPATIPVISVVSATLTAESCAPGNGVPDEGETVTYNVTLRNDGTAPTSGDLIATLTPGGGVGAIGGTNPQNYGTLGIGASATRAFTFTVSGLCGTMLMPTLNLSDGSGSLGAVTFSRQIGTPNNVLTQNFDTVTPPALPAGWVATNASGPSPLWETSATTPDTAPNCAFVDDPAVVSDKRLDTPPISLTTSQAQLTFRNNYNLENTFDGGVLEISINGGPFQDIVAAGGSFVTGGYNGTISTCCSNPIGGRPAWTGNSGGYITTTVNLPGSGSRTVVLRFRMGSDTIISAPGWRIDTLVVQDGFTCCGAPPNVVFTGQTTAELPGASNSDGDGFFEPCETLRSTLTVTNTGGATATTAIATITSPTPGVTIVSGSTPDLGPITPGGTATGNVTFKLEPTFVPGTTVTVNVSVAFGPGGPSPSTASYTVATSCPLAPGGTFTFSNTSAITIPASGTATPYPSTISVSGLTGQITKVTATITNFNHTWPSDVGVLLRGPGGQICVLFNNVIGGSGGVTNRTYTFDQTAATALPTTGFPPSGTYRPNNNSATRAFTSLPAPPYNSNLNIFNGLSGGSANGTWELFVQDFVGGDAGNINGGWSITIETGMPDCSTSACGASVLQNCRVSLNITGQSLSGNTCGLPDYAGDLVLTAVLTNISSQTISDVSIQVAGLGYPDSTPTGVIVPSPPHRLLTADGATCSSGGQAGASQSTVNGQAPIGSNTPIGTLNPGDTRTITFRIALPQVRRLRFYVNVFGVGGTACPVASNETRLTGPVMATMTQLEGPALGFELLRDKGGVTVKPVESRLTKGEQPTAGRR comes from the coding sequence ATGAATGACAGTACTTCTTCATTGCCGGTCGAGCGTCCACCGCGACGTTCGACGTGGCGACGACTGCTGCCGCTGGCGGTAGCGGCAACGGTGTTTGTGGCCTGTGTGGCGCTGACCTTCCGCGCGCCCATGACGCGCGCCGCCGGACGGGCGGCGTGGACGGCCGGGAAACTCAAGGTGAATGACCTGAATCAGCTCTCGGTGGCTGGGAATCGGGTCAAGCTGATGGTGGATGCGGGCGCTCCGGCAACGGAGTCGCTGCGCGGTGCCAAAGTCATCAGCGAATACGAGGGTTTTCGGGTTCTCGAGGTATCGGAGCAAGAAGCGGCCCGGTTGGCGAATGAGCCTGGAGTGACGCAGCGCAATGATTTCAACTCGATATATTTGAACGCGGTCGAGATCAACACCACGTCGGCGGCGGCGCAGGCGCTGCGGTCGGAGCAGGCGTTGGTGGAAGGGGTTGGGATGCGGCTGGTGCAGTTTGCCGGACCGGTGCAGCCGAGTTGGATGCGGATGCTGGAAGCGACGGGCGTGCAGGTGGTGACGTACGTACCGAGCAACGCCTACTTGGTGTACGGGAATGCCAAAACGCTGGGGGCGTTGAGCGCGCTGGCACAGCGGACGGAAGCCGTGCAGTGGGACGGGCCGTACTACGGGTTGTTCAAGATTCACCCGACGGCGCGGCCTGGGAGTCGGGGGTACATTGACACGGGCGGGGAGTACCAGCTTCAGCTTTTCAACGACCAGCAGGGGAATCGGGGGACGTTTGATTTGCTGCGGTCGCTCGGGGCGCGGCAGATTGGGGAGACGGAGGCCTGGGGGGGGTACGTGAACCTGACAGTGCGGATGTCGCCGGATTCGCTGATGGATGTGGCGAACCGGCCGGATGTGGTCTCGATTCATCCGAACGTGCCGGTGAAGAAGCTGGACGAGCGGCAGAACATGATCGTGGCCGGGAATCTCACGGGGAACGTGCCGAACCCTGGGAACTACTTGACGTTGCTGTCGAGCTGGGGATTTACGCAGGCGCAGTTCAACAGTTCGGGGTTCATCGTGGACGTGACGGATGACGGAGCGGATCGGAATCCGACGGGCACGGACCCTGGGACGGTGCCGGTGAACGGGAGCGCGGGACCGGTGCCGGCGCGGCACTTTAGCTTGCGGGAGAGTGGGAACTTCACAGGGACCTCGCGGTTCATCTACAAGGGATTGTGGGGGACGCTGGGAAGCGATCAGGGGCTTGGATTCGATGGTCACGGTCAGCTCAACATGAGCATCGTGGGCGGGTTCGTGCCGGATGGGTTTGACGCAGGCGGGACGCGGATTCACCGCGATCCGGATGGGTTTCGGTACGGGCTTGGGGTGGCGCCGTTCGTGCGGATGGCGAACTCGGTGATTTTCGACCCGAACTTCACCAACCCGAACTTCAACGACATGCTGGCGTCGAACTACGCCGATGGGGCGCGGATCACGAGCAACAGTTGGGGCGCGGCCGTAGCCGGGGCGTATAACATCAACTCGCAGACCTATGATGCGCGGACGCGGGACGCGCGGCCGCTGGACGCTGGGAATCAGCAGTTGGCGATGGTGTTTGCGGCTGGGAACAGCGGGCCTGGGGCGCAGACGGTCGGCGCGCCTGGGACGGCGAAGAACGTCATCACGGTTGGGGCGGCGGAGAATGTGCATTCGCATGCGTCGGCTAATGGCGGGAACAACGCGGCTGGCAACGATGGGTGTAACATTGGGGATACGGGTGCGGACAGCGCCAACGATATGATCAGTTTTTCGAGCCGTGGGCCGTGCAGTGACGGGCGGCGGAAGCCGGACATCGTGGCGCCTGGGACGCACGTGACGGGGATGGCGTATGTGACGGCGACCTCTGACCCGACGAGTCCCCCGAACAATCCTGGGACGGCCGATCCTGGTTTCCGGGCGACTGGGGTATGCGCGTTGCCTGCGCCCGACAACCACTTTCCGACGGGACAGCGGTGGTACACGACATCGTCTGGGACGAGTCATTCGTGTCCGGCGGTAGCAGGTGGCGCGGCGCTGGTGTACCAGCAGTTCATCAACAACCCGGCGTACATAGGGGCGCATCGGACGCCGGCGGGGAGCGCGCCACCGAGTCCGGCGGCATTGAAGGCGTACCTGATGAACACGACGCGGTACATGACGGGAACCGGAGCGAACGACACGCTGTGGTCAAACAGCCAGGGGATGGGAGAGATGAACCTTGGCACGGCGTTCAACGGGGTGCAGCGGATCATCCGCGACCAGGTGCCGGCGGATCGGTTCACGGCGACGGGACAGGAGCGGGTGTTCGTGGGGACGGTGGTGAGCGCGAGCCAACCGTTTCGGGTAACGCTGGCGTGGACGGAGCCGCCTGGGCCGACCATGGGGAATGCGTACATCAACGACCTCGACCTAGAGGTGACGGTGGGTGGGAACACCTATCGTGGGAACGTGTTCAGCGGGGCGAACTCGGTGACGGGCGGCGCAGCGGATTTTCGGAACAACGTGGAGAGCGTGTTTTTGCCGGCCGGGGTGACGGGTCCGTTCGTGATTCGGGTGCGGGCGACGAACATTGCCGGACAGGCTGACCCGGAGGTGACCGGGAACAACCAGGATTTTGCGCTGGTGGTCCACAACGGGCAGCCGGCGACGATACCGGTCATCAGCGTGGTGAGCGCGACGCTGACGGCGGAAAGCTGCGCGCCGGGGAATGGCGTGCCGGATGAGGGTGAGACGGTGACGTACAACGTCACGTTGCGCAACGACGGGACGGCACCGACTAGCGGAGACCTGATTGCGACGCTGACGCCGGGTGGCGGCGTGGGCGCGATAGGTGGCACGAACCCGCAGAACTACGGGACGCTGGGGATTGGAGCGAGCGCGACGCGGGCGTTCACGTTCACGGTGAGCGGACTGTGCGGGACAATGCTGATGCCGACGCTGAATCTGAGTGACGGCAGCGGGAGTCTGGGGGCGGTGACGTTCTCGCGCCAGATTGGAACGCCGAACAATGTGCTGACGCAGAACTTTGACACGGTAACGCCGCCAGCGCTACCGGCGGGCTGGGTTGCGACGAATGCGTCGGGTCCGTCACCCTTGTGGGAGACGTCGGCAACGACACCAGACACAGCGCCGAACTGCGCGTTTGTGGATGACCCGGCTGTGGTCAGCGACAAGCGGCTGGATACGCCGCCGATCAGTCTGACGACGAGCCAGGCGCAACTAACGTTCCGCAACAACTACAACCTCGAGAATACTTTTGACGGTGGAGTGCTGGAAATCAGCATCAACGGTGGTCCATTCCAGGACATCGTGGCTGCTGGGGGTAGCTTTGTGACGGGTGGCTACAATGGGACCATCTCGACGTGCTGCTCGAACCCGATTGGTGGGCGGCCGGCGTGGACCGGGAACTCCGGGGGCTACATCACGACGACGGTGAACCTGCCGGGGAGTGGCTCGCGGACGGTGGTGCTGCGCTTCCGCATGGGCAGTGACACGATTATTTCCGCGCCTGGGTGGCGGATTGACACGCTGGTGGTGCAGGATGGCTTCACCTGCTGTGGAGCTCCGCCGAATGTGGTCTTTACCGGTCAGACGACGGCAGAGCTACCGGGTGCTTCCAACAGCGATGGCGATGGGTTCTTTGAGCCGTGCGAGACGTTGCGCTCGACGTTGACGGTAACGAACACCGGCGGTGCGACGGCCACGACGGCGATAGCGACGATCACTTCTCCGACGCCTGGCGTGACGATTGTGAGCGGCAGCACGCCAGACCTTGGTCCGATCACACCAGGTGGTACGGCAACCGGGAATGTGACCTTCAAGCTCGAGCCGACGTTCGTGCCGGGGACGACGGTCACGGTCAACGTGTCGGTGGCGTTTGGTCCCGGTGGTCCGAGTCCAAGCACGGCGAGCTACACGGTGGCGACGAGTTGTCCGCTGGCACCGGGTGGCACGTTTACGTTCTCCAACACGAGCGCCATCACGATTCCAGCGTCAGGTACGGCAACGCCTTATCCGTCCACCATCAGTGTGAGCGGACTGACCGGTCAGATCACGAAGGTGACGGCAACGATCACCAACTTCAACCACACATGGCCGTCCGATGTGGGCGTGCTGCTGCGTGGGCCGGGCGGTCAGATTTGCGTGTTGTTCAACAACGTGATAGGTGGTTCGGGTGGCGTGACCAATCGCACCTATACGTTTGACCAGACGGCAGCGACGGCGTTGCCAACGACCGGCTTCCCGCCGAGTGGGACGTACCGTCCGAACAACAACAGTGCAACACGCGCCTTCACGAGTCTGCCGGCGCCGCCGTACAACAGCAACCTGAACATCTTCAACGGTCTGTCCGGCGGGAGCGCCAACGGGACGTGGGAGCTGTTTGTACAGGATTTCGTTGGCGGTGATGCCGGGAACATCAACGGTGGCTGGTCAATCACCATCGAGACGGGGATGCCGGATTGCTCGACAAGCGCCTGTGGAGCGAGTGTCCTCCAAAACTGCCGGGTGTCGCTCAATATCACCGGGCAGTCATTGTCGGGCAACACCTGTGGGTTGCCAGACTATGCCGGCGACCTGGTGCTGACGGCCGTGCTGACCAACATCAGCTCGCAGACGATCTCGGATGTTTCCATCCAGGTTGCGGGCTTGGGCTACCCGGACAGCACGCCGACGGGCGTGATCGTGCCGTCGCCGCCGCACCGCCTGTTGACGGCGGATGGGGCGACCTGTAGCAGTGGCGGACAGGCCGGCGCCAGCCAGTCCACGGTCAACGGTCAAGCGCCGATTGGCAGCAATACACCGATTGGGACACTCAACCCAGGTGACACGCGCACCATCACCTTCCGCATCGCGTTGCCGCAGGTACGGCGGCTGCGGTTCTACGTCAACGTGTTTGGGGTTGGGGGGACGGCGTGTCCGGTAGCCTCAAATGAGACGCGGTTGACGGGGCCGGTGATGGCAACGATGACGCAACTGGAAGGTCCGGCGCTGGGCTTTGAGTTGCTACGCGACAAGGGCGGCGTGACGGTCAAGCCGGTGGAGTCGCGTCTGACCAAAGGCGAGCAGCCAACGGCTGGACGGCGGTAA
- the fmt gene encoding methionyl-tRNA formyltransferase — protein sequence MRIIFMGTPSIAVPTLQRLHRDGHDLAAVITQPDRPAGRGHHVQPPPIKAAAQALGLPVWQPTKIKTPEFQAQIEDLKAEVGVVVAYGRILPPPILAAPRQGCLNVHFSLLPKYRGAAPVNWAIAHDEAVTGITVMYMDAGLDTGDIALQTECWIGRDETAPELGERLSHLGADLLSEALRQLAAGTLPRRPQDATQATYAPLLKREDGWIDWGLPATAVAARVRAFQPFPGVHSHLAGRRVTLWRARAQPERAPHGKPPGTILGIEADGLLVACGAETHLVVQELQLEGRARVSARDFANGLRLQPGACFISATPASLSADSE from the coding sequence ATGCGCATCATTTTCATGGGAACACCGAGCATCGCCGTACCAACGCTCCAGCGACTTCACCGGGACGGTCACGATCTTGCGGCGGTCATCACGCAACCAGACCGTCCGGCCGGGCGCGGCCACCACGTACAGCCACCACCAATCAAGGCTGCGGCACAGGCACTAGGGCTTCCGGTCTGGCAACCGACCAAGATCAAGACCCCTGAGTTTCAGGCTCAAATCGAAGACTTGAAAGCGGAAGTCGGGGTGGTCGTCGCGTATGGACGCATCCTCCCGCCGCCAATCCTTGCAGCGCCGCGTCAGGGTTGTTTGAACGTCCACTTTTCACTGCTCCCGAAGTATCGGGGCGCGGCGCCGGTCAACTGGGCCATTGCTCACGATGAAGCCGTGACCGGCATCACCGTGATGTATATGGACGCCGGTCTCGATACCGGCGACATCGCGCTTCAAACCGAATGCTGGATCGGACGCGATGAAACCGCGCCAGAGTTGGGAGAACGACTGTCCCACCTCGGCGCTGACCTGCTGAGCGAAGCGCTCCGGCAACTGGCGGCCGGGACGCTCCCCCGCCGGCCGCAAGATGCCACGCAAGCCACCTACGCTCCGCTTCTCAAACGTGAAGATGGTTGGATTGACTGGGGGCTGCCGGCCACGGCGGTTGCGGCACGGGTTCGGGCATTTCAACCCTTTCCCGGCGTCCATAGCCACCTTGCCGGTCGGCGGGTGACGCTGTGGCGAGCGCGGGCACAACCCGAACGTGCGCCCCACGGCAAGCCACCGGGGACAATTCTCGGCATCGAAGCGGACGGGCTTTTGGTTGCGTGCGGCGCGGAAACCCACCTGGTCGTTCAGGAACTTCAACTCGAAGGACGCGCACGGGTCTCGGCGCGTGACTTCGCCAATGGGTTGCGATTGCAGCCGGGGGCATGTTTCATTTCAGCCACGCCAGCTTCGCTGAGCGCTGACTCTGAGTAA
- a CDS encoding DUF309 domain-containing protein: MSSPLSWDAFCGQLRPPFVPPFGCPETLAFALPTLDALHWLDRQAIKLAARLDRPTRLIFDESPPPYLQARLEAQCFARTEADPQLGQIVPYAAGFILHWVRCAIPTSKLVILWRDYQTSLDRAHHIPAGNSYAERFPHLRLGLIAGADLFNCGEFYAAHEDWESLWMRLPDGGEKLVVQGLIQLCGVHIHRLKGRQEPMQTMLDKARANIEDGAATTPWLDAERLLRDTEAIVRSPMDAPIGAPEIPLVNEHPDVPRKHR, translated from the coding sequence ATGAGTTCACCGCTGAGTTGGGACGCCTTTTGTGGACAGTTGCGCCCGCCATTCGTCCCGCCTTTTGGATGCCCGGAGACCCTGGCCTTTGCCCTCCCGACGCTCGACGCCCTGCACTGGCTGGATCGCCAAGCGATCAAGCTTGCGGCTCGGCTGGACCGTCCCACCCGGCTTATCTTTGATGAGTCCCCGCCGCCCTACCTTCAGGCGCGCCTGGAAGCCCAGTGCTTCGCCCGGACGGAAGCCGACCCACAGCTTGGACAGATTGTGCCCTATGCAGCGGGCTTTATCCTGCACTGGGTACGGTGCGCCATCCCGACATCAAAGCTCGTCATCCTGTGGCGGGACTATCAAACCAGTCTGGATCGCGCGCACCACATCCCGGCCGGGAACAGCTATGCCGAACGCTTCCCTCACCTGCGCCTTGGGTTGATTGCCGGGGCTGACTTGTTCAACTGCGGGGAATTTTATGCCGCGCACGAAGACTGGGAATCGCTCTGGATGCGCCTGCCTGACGGCGGGGAAAAACTGGTCGTGCAGGGGTTGATTCAACTTTGCGGCGTCCACATCCACCGCCTCAAGGGACGCCAGGAACCCATGCAAACCATGCTGGACAAGGCGCGCGCCAATATCGAGGACGGCGCCGCGACCACCCCTTGGCTCGATGCCGAACGGCTGCTGCGTGACACCGAAGCGATCGTTCGGTCTCCAATGGATGCCCCGATTGGCGCGCCCGAAATCCCGCTCGTCAATGAGCACCCGGATGTGCCGCGCAAGCATCGGTAG
- a CDS encoding DMT family protein: MRTILLLLASNLFMTIAWYGHLRHRGVALWKVILLSWGIAFFEYCLQVPANRWGYGQFTAFQLKIIQEIITLLVFVGFALVYLHEPLRWNYAVAFLFILAAVYFAFLPAQSEANP, encoded by the coding sequence ATGCGAACGATTCTCCTCCTGCTCGCCAGCAACCTGTTCATGACCATTGCCTGGTACGGACATCTCCGACACCGTGGCGTTGCCCTCTGGAAGGTCATTCTTCTGAGCTGGGGAATTGCTTTTTTTGAGTACTGCCTTCAGGTGCCGGCCAATCGCTGGGGGTATGGGCAGTTCACGGCGTTTCAACTCAAAATCATCCAGGAAATCATTACGCTGCTGGTCTTTGTTGGATTCGCCCTGGTGTATCTGCACGAACCCCTGCGGTGGAATTACGCCGTGGCGTTTCTCTTCATTCTGGCGGCAGTGTATTTTGCCTTCCTGCCGGCCCAGTCTGAGGCGAATCCATGA
- a CDS encoding tetratricopeptide repeat protein codes for MRPLRFKLVGIWLWGVALLASALGAPEIPRDSLRWHYERALVLNAQDQTGRAMAALHRALDAAEDEQHRFERVIKTKLPEADRAALENLERTARDRRLAGSPTQRQARAALGMEFDRLASRHLSATDLEIWRDLPLRIAECRYFLAQIYWRSDRAADAILALTQVVDVPGLPEHFPARLLLAQSYSQLGAWERAQPHLARLIAATNVSDPAARRALERLQKSATRSSAIDHNRACADLRTVVSAVESAFLASPATYRELTLGRGLKDPLAYLELAHLAEEEEQLADARAALTEAIRSRSDFFPIAWLALGAEDEAQAEELEIAGKPAEALVAYQRAAEAFETAFKQLQQLDFQPTQDFDSERLTRIRQKMAALQKKASTT; via the coding sequence ATGAGACCTCTACGCTTCAAACTCGTCGGTATCTGGCTGTGGGGAGTTGCGCTTCTGGCAAGTGCGCTGGGAGCGCCGGAGATTCCCCGTGACAGCCTGCGCTGGCATTACGAACGGGCGCTGGTCCTCAACGCCCAGGATCAAACCGGACGCGCCATGGCGGCCCTGCATCGAGCGCTCGATGCCGCCGAAGATGAGCAACACAGGTTTGAGCGTGTCATCAAGACCAAGCTCCCAGAAGCTGACCGTGCCGCGCTGGAAAACCTGGAGCGCACGGCCCGCGACCGGCGACTTGCCGGCTCACCCACGCAGCGCCAAGCTCGCGCAGCCTTGGGAATGGAATTTGACCGGCTGGCCAGCCGTCATTTGTCAGCGACTGACTTGGAAATCTGGCGGGACTTACCGCTGCGCATCGCTGAATGCCGCTACTTTCTGGCGCAAATTTACTGGCGCAGCGACCGGGCGGCGGATGCCATTTTGGCATTGACGCAAGTCGTTGACGTGCCTGGCCTACCGGAGCACTTTCCGGCTCGTCTGCTGCTCGCGCAGTCCTATAGCCAGCTTGGGGCCTGGGAACGCGCACAGCCACACTTGGCCCGATTGATTGCGGCCACGAATGTCAGCGATCCGGCCGCGCGGCGCGCCCTGGAGCGGCTCCAGAAATCCGCAACCCGGTCGTCAGCCATAGACCACAACCGGGCCTGTGCTGATCTACGGACCGTGGTCAGCGCGGTTGAAAGCGCTTTTCTGGCGAGTCCGGCGACCTACCGCGAGCTGACCCTCGGACGCGGACTCAAAGACCCCCTGGCCTACCTCGAACTGGCCCACTTGGCCGAAGAAGAGGAACAGCTTGCGGATGCCCGCGCCGCCCTGACCGAGGCCATTCGCAGCCGGTCGGACTTCTTCCCGATTGCCTGGCTGGCGCTCGGCGCGGAAGACGAAGCCCAGGCCGAGGAACTTGAAATCGCCGGCAAGCCGGCAGAGGCCTTGGTGGCCTACCAGCGCGCGGCCGAAGCGTTTGAAACGGCCTTCAAGCAGCTCCAGCAACTCGATTTCCAGCCCACGCAAGACTTCGACTCAGAACGCCTCACACGCATTCGCCAAAAGATGGCGGCGCTTCAGAAAAAAGCTTCAACCACCTGA
- a CDS encoding M48 family metallopeptidase translates to MGEQIQLGELTIEVVFKDIKNLHLSVHPPAGRVSISAPRRMSMDAIRGFAISKLAWIRQQQTKICAQEREPEREYIDRESHYLWGRRYLLSVVERDEPPAIEIRHNKLILGIRPGTDAAKRATLLEAWYREQVKLAVPPLVAKWELELDVKVARFFVQRMRTRWGSCNPEARNLRFNTDLAKKPRECLEYIVVHEMVHLLEPTHNRRFVALMDRFMPTWKQHKQALNRLPVRHEDWEY, encoded by the coding sequence ATGGGCGAGCAGATCCAACTGGGCGAACTGACCATCGAAGTGGTGTTCAAGGACATCAAGAACCTCCACCTCAGCGTTCACCCGCCGGCGGGCCGGGTCAGCATCTCCGCGCCGCGGCGGATGAGCATGGACGCAATCCGGGGGTTTGCCATCTCAAAGCTCGCCTGGATTCGCCAGCAGCAGACAAAAATCTGCGCCCAGGAGCGTGAGCCGGAGCGCGAGTACATCGACCGCGAGAGCCACTACCTCTGGGGCAGGCGATACCTGCTCTCAGTGGTGGAGCGAGACGAGCCGCCTGCCATTGAGATCCGGCACAACAAGCTGATACTCGGCATCCGCCCCGGCACCGACGCGGCGAAGCGGGCAACGCTCCTGGAGGCGTGGTATCGAGAGCAAGTGAAGCTGGCCGTGCCGCCGTTAGTCGCCAAGTGGGAGCTAGAACTGGATGTGAAGGTGGCGCGATTTTTCGTGCAGCGGATGCGGACCCGCTGGGGGAGTTGCAACCCCGAGGCCCGCAACTTGCGGTTCAACACTGACCTGGCCAAGAAGCCGCGTGAGTGTCTGGAGTACATCGTCGTTCACGAGATGGTGCATCTTTTGGAGCCAACGCACAACCGCCGGTTTGTCGCACTGATGGACCGGTTTATGCCGACTTGGAAGCAACACAAGCAAGCTCTCAACCGCCTGCCGGTTCGGCACGAGGACTGGGAGTATTGA